A genome region from Gardnerella vaginalis includes the following:
- a CDS encoding class E sortase, protein MKRSNNMHERSETKHGKTSIIWQAVGVVGELLISFAVICALYIVWQMWWTGAQAEHIQVETRQSVSWTNPAAGPKTKIALPQVDNPPKLQGVKHGDLLARIYIPRFGDQWERNVIEGVDMEILNRRGLGHYPKTELPGEIGNITIIGHRNGYGQPLADVDRFQKGDPIILRTKDYWFVYKYITHKIVRPEQVEVLDPDPINHSKEPKKRMITIITCEPKFSTPKFRFVSFGELDYWAKVSDGIPKELSTLDENGKVKFVNNEKQSLISHLDSLVPLMIGALVVYLIIFAAGAIAWQWPLRREIKAGLKPKPEFSIFGGLMRLQPGILPVRLILSLIIYLILMMILMQWVYPFVSANIPFLREMSAYTATPY, encoded by the coding sequence ATGAAGCGTTCTAACAATATGCACGAACGTAGCGAAACCAAACACGGCAAAACCAGTATTATCTGGCAAGCAGTTGGTGTTGTAGGAGAACTTCTTATTTCTTTCGCTGTTATTTGTGCACTGTATATTGTCTGGCAAATGTGGTGGACGGGCGCACAAGCTGAACATATACAAGTTGAAACACGTCAATCTGTTTCTTGGACAAACCCTGCTGCTGGTCCTAAAACAAAAATTGCTCTTCCTCAAGTAGACAATCCTCCTAAATTACAGGGCGTCAAACACGGAGATCTTCTAGCGCGAATCTATATTCCGCGCTTCGGTGATCAATGGGAGCGTAATGTTATTGAAGGCGTAGATATGGAGATACTTAATCGTAGAGGATTAGGTCATTATCCTAAAACTGAGTTGCCTGGAGAAATTGGAAACATTACAATTATTGGCCACCGCAATGGTTATGGTCAACCTCTTGCAGATGTTGATAGGTTCCAAAAGGGAGATCCTATTATTCTTCGAACTAAAGATTATTGGTTCGTTTACAAATACATTACTCACAAGATTGTCAGACCAGAACAGGTTGAAGTTCTTGACCCAGATCCAATAAACCATAGTAAAGAGCCAAAGAAACGCATGATTACGATTATTACATGCGAGCCTAAGTTCTCTACGCCTAAGTTCCGCTTTGTTAGCTTTGGAGAGCTTGACTATTGGGCTAAAGTTTCTGACGGTATTCCAAAAGAGCTTTCTACTTTAGACGAAAACGGAAAAGTTAAGTTTGTTAATAACGAGAAACAATCTTTGATTTCTCACCTCGATTCACTTGTTCCGCTTATGATCGGTGCACTGGTAGTATATCTGATTATTTTTGCTGCTGGAGCTATTGCATGGCAGTGGCCTTTAAGACGCGAGATTAAAGCAGGTCTAAAGCCAAAGCCTGAATTCAGCATCTTTGGCGGACTTATGAGGCTACAGCCTGGAATTCTTCCAGTGAGATTAATTCTCTCCTTGATTATCTACCTAATATTAATGATGATACTTATGCAATGGGTATACCCGTTTGTTTCGGCAAATATACCATTCTTAAGAGAGATGTCAGCATATACGGCAACGCCTTACTAA